The proteins below come from a single Natrinema sp. SYSU A 869 genomic window:
- a CDS encoding acetoacetate decarboxylase family protein gives MTTADERPRTQLSTGHTVELPLELSFAMGGVTVPARRSRLEAVLPDDLSALAIAPGIGCVTVVGIQYHRVGGGRDGTGLEPYDEFAVIVPAVYGSRTTLPLAQLAGSELGGYVHWLPVTTEPSVALGREIWGYPKERADITVTDGPDGVRIVVEGGRYGDDSVRLEAARPRLEPRARDWTMASYTRKDGNLLRTPARIRGEMAIGLGPSIGTHLEVPSELARELGLWQQPLARLYGSAVRACLFEGERLDG, from the coding sequence ATGACGACGGCCGACGAACGACCACGAACCCAACTCTCGACCGGACATACGGTCGAACTCCCGCTCGAACTCTCGTTCGCGATGGGTGGCGTCACCGTTCCCGCGCGTCGCAGCCGGCTCGAGGCGGTCCTGCCGGACGACCTCTCCGCGCTCGCAATCGCGCCCGGTATCGGCTGTGTGACGGTCGTCGGAATCCAGTACCACCGGGTCGGCGGGGGTCGAGACGGCACGGGGCTCGAGCCCTACGACGAGTTCGCAGTCATCGTTCCGGCGGTCTACGGGAGTCGAACAACCCTCCCTCTCGCACAGCTCGCAGGGAGCGAACTCGGCGGCTACGTCCACTGGCTCCCGGTGACAACCGAGCCGTCAGTCGCGCTCGGGCGCGAGATCTGGGGCTATCCCAAGGAACGAGCCGACATCACGGTGACTGACGGCCCGGACGGCGTCCGTATCGTCGTCGAGGGCGGCCGCTATGGAGACGACTCCGTCCGACTCGAGGCTGCCCGGCCCCGACTCGAGCCGCGAGCACGCGACTGGACGATGGCCAGCTACACGCGGAAAGACGGAAATCTCCTGCGGACGCCGGCCCGAATCCGGGGCGAGATGGCTATCGGCCTCGGGCCGTCGATCGGCACCCACCTCGAGGTCCCATCGGAACTGGCCCGCGAACTCGGACTGTGGCAACAGCCGCTCGCACGGCTGTACGGGTCGGCCGTTCGAGCGTGCCTGTTCGAGGGCGAGCGGCTAGACGGGTGA
- a CDS encoding homoserine kinase produces the protein MLTVRAPATSANLGSGFDVFGVALGTPADVVRVERASQTTITVTGAGSEYIPEDPAKNTVGAVAEALDAPARIRIDKGVRPSSGLGSSAASAAAAAVALNELYDRGHSREELVPVAAEGEALVSGEAHADNVAPSLLGGFTVVTDDGVTRIDASVPVVACLPDISVSTRDARGVVPDSASMDDVVDTVGNAATLTVGMTRDDPDLVGRGMNDEIVTPERTKLIDSYESVREAALEAGATGVTVSGAGPGILAVCHRHDQRAIASTMVDAFDAAGVESRAYQTAVGQGATLYRNDS, from the coding sequence ACGAGTGCGAACCTCGGGAGTGGCTTCGACGTCTTCGGCGTCGCTCTCGGAACGCCCGCCGACGTGGTTCGGGTTGAGCGCGCCTCACAAACGACGATCACGGTTACCGGTGCCGGTAGCGAGTATATCCCGGAAGACCCCGCCAAGAACACGGTCGGCGCGGTCGCGGAGGCGCTGGATGCCCCCGCCCGTATCCGGATCGACAAGGGCGTTCGGCCGTCTTCGGGACTGGGATCGTCGGCCGCGAGCGCGGCCGCCGCCGCCGTCGCACTGAACGAACTCTACGATCGGGGTCACTCTCGAGAGGAACTCGTCCCCGTCGCCGCCGAAGGTGAGGCGCTCGTCTCCGGGGAAGCACACGCAGACAATGTCGCGCCCTCGCTGCTCGGCGGCTTCACCGTCGTCACCGACGACGGCGTCACGCGGATCGACGCGTCAGTCCCCGTCGTCGCCTGCCTGCCGGATATCTCCGTTTCCACGCGCGACGCTCGCGGCGTCGTCCCCGACTCGGCCTCGATGGACGACGTTGTCGACACAGTCGGCAACGCCGCCACGCTGACCGTCGGCATGACGCGAGACGATCCAGACCTCGTCGGCAGGGGAATGAACGACGAAATCGTCACGCCCGAACGCACCAAACTGATCGACAGCTACGAGAGCGTTCGCGAAGCCGCCCTCGAGGCGGGCGCGACCGGCGTCACCGTCAGCGGTGCCGGCCCGGGAATCCTCGCGGTCTGTCACCGCCACGACCAGCGGGCGATCGCCTCGACAATGGTCGATGCCTTCGACGCGGCCGGCGTCGAGAGCCGTGCGTATCAGACCGCCGTCGGGCAGGGTGCTACGCTGTACCGGAACGACTCGTAG
- the pdxS gene encoding pyridoxal 5'-phosphate synthase lyase subunit PdxS: MAENTDLEELRRGTDLVKRGFARMQKGGVIMDVVDPEQARIAEEAGAVAVMALEAVPADIRKRGGVARMADPADVAEIVDSVSIPVMGKSRIGHTKEAQILEAVGVDMIDESEVLTPADDAYHIDKRDFTAPFVCGARDLGEALRRIDEGAAMIRTKGEAGTGDVNQAVHHQRTIKGAIRKLEGMSHEEREAFARDIEAPAELVHETAEMGRLPVVNFAAGGIATPADAALMMHHECDGIFVGSGIFGAENPPEMAEAIVEATNNWDDPETLAEISKNLGKSMKGDANADLPEEEKMQGRGV; encoded by the coding sequence ATGGCCGAAAACACCGATCTCGAGGAACTGCGTCGCGGGACCGATCTCGTCAAGCGCGGGTTCGCACGGATGCAGAAGGGCGGCGTCATCATGGACGTCGTCGACCCCGAACAGGCCCGCATCGCCGAGGAGGCCGGCGCTGTCGCCGTAATGGCACTCGAAGCCGTCCCCGCAGACATCCGCAAGCGCGGTGGCGTCGCCCGGATGGCCGACCCCGCCGATGTCGCGGAGATCGTCGACTCAGTCTCGATCCCCGTCATGGGTAAATCCCGCATCGGACACACGAAGGAGGCCCAGATCCTCGAGGCCGTCGGCGTCGATATGATCGACGAGAGCGAGGTGCTCACCCCGGCGGACGACGCCTACCACATCGACAAGCGTGACTTCACCGCGCCGTTCGTCTGTGGCGCGCGCGACCTCGGCGAGGCGCTGCGCCGGATCGACGAAGGCGCGGCGATGATCCGAACGAAGGGCGAGGCAGGCACCGGCGACGTCAATCAGGCTGTCCACCACCAGCGCACGATCAAGGGCGCGATTCGGAAACTCGAGGGCATGAGCCACGAGGAACGAGAGGCCTTCGCCCGCGATATCGAAGCGCCCGCGGAACTGGTCCACGAGACCGCCGAGATGGGACGACTTCCGGTCGTCAACTTCGCCGCAGGCGGCATCGCAACACCGGCCGACGCCGCACTCATGATGCACCACGAGTGCGACGGTATCTTCGTGGGCAGCGGCATCTTCGGCGCAGAGAACCCGCCCGAGATGGCCGAAGCGATCGTCGAAGCGACGAACAATTGGGACGATCCCGAGACGCTCGCGGAGATCTCGAAGAACCTCGGCAAGAGCATGAAAGGCGATGCCAACGCCGATCTCCCCGAAGAAGAGAAGATGCAGGGTCGCGGCGTCTAA
- a CDS encoding valine--tRNA ligase produces the protein MDTPEQDDEPSLEGGYDPEAVESRWQQRWIDADVYAYDGDEKQDLNTVYSIDTPPPTVSGSLHMGHLYGSTLQDFAARFQRMHDGDVLFPFGYDDNGIASERLTESELDIRHQDYERREFQELCREVCAEYEAEFTEKMQNLGTSIDWNNTYKTIEPRVQRVSQLSFLDLYEKGREYRKKAPAIWCPECETAISQVEMEDDERGSHFNDIAFELVGADAPREEFIISTTRPELIPACVSVFVHPDDEENQDLVGETARIPIFGHEVPIIEDERVDMEKGSGVVMCCTFGDQNDIEWYQAHDLPLRVAIDESATMTDLAGDYEGMSTEEAREAIVEDLKDEGSLRDRWEISHAVQVHERCDTAVEYRVSKQWYVEILDHKEEYLEAGQEMDWYPEKMFTRYEHWIEGLEWDWLISRQRDSGIPFPVWYCADCDHPVMAEREDLPVDPLSDEPPVSACPECGHDEFEAEEDVFDTWATSSLTPLINAGWDWDTDAEAFTMDNPELYPFDLRPQGHDIISFWLFHTIVKCYEHTGEVPFDATMINGHVLDENREKMSKSRGNVVEPDEVLSEYPVDAVRFWAASAAVGDDFPYQEKDLTAGEKLLRKLWNASKLVDTLAPADPAEPEDLEAIDCWLLAELDDAVDDLTAHLEDYEFAKARDRLRTFFWNTFCDDYLEIAKTREDEPSTQYALRTAHRTFLELWAPFLPHTTEEIWQAVYADREGELDSIHTRDWPAPQGYEADLEAGETAMEVISALRRYKSEHQLPLNADLESVAVYGPIDGFEGAIQHVMHVQDLTALEEPPEITTEVAEIDLDYSTLGPKFGSKVGEIDAGIESGEYEIDEDAGVLRVAGEELEDELFDVELERTYSGDGEMIETESAVVILK, from the coding sequence ATGGATACCCCAGAACAGGACGACGAACCTAGCCTCGAGGGCGGCTACGACCCCGAAGCGGTCGAGTCGCGCTGGCAGCAGCGCTGGATCGACGCGGACGTCTACGCCTACGACGGCGACGAAAAGCAGGATCTGAACACCGTCTATTCGATCGACACCCCACCACCGACGGTCTCGGGTAGCCTGCACATGGGCCATCTCTACGGTTCGACCCTGCAGGATTTCGCCGCGCGCTTCCAGCGAATGCACGATGGCGACGTGCTCTTTCCCTTTGGCTACGACGACAACGGGATCGCGAGCGAGCGCCTGACCGAGTCGGAACTCGACATCCGGCATCAGGACTACGAGCGCCGCGAGTTCCAGGAACTCTGCCGCGAGGTCTGTGCGGAATACGAGGCTGAGTTTACGGAGAAGATGCAGAATCTCGGGACCTCGATCGACTGGAACAACACCTACAAGACGATCGAACCGCGAGTCCAGCGGGTCTCGCAGCTCTCCTTCCTCGACCTCTACGAGAAGGGACGCGAATATCGGAAGAAGGCACCAGCGATCTGGTGTCCGGAGTGCGAAACGGCCATCTCGCAGGTTGAGATGGAGGACGACGAGCGCGGCTCACACTTCAACGACATCGCGTTCGAATTGGTCGGAGCAGATGCGCCACGCGAGGAGTTCATCATCTCGACGACGCGACCGGAACTCATTCCGGCCTGCGTCTCCGTCTTCGTTCACCCCGACGACGAGGAGAACCAGGACCTTGTCGGCGAGACCGCCCGTATCCCGATCTTCGGCCACGAGGTGCCGATCATCGAGGACGAGCGCGTCGACATGGAGAAGGGCAGCGGCGTCGTGATGTGCTGTACCTTCGGTGACCAGAACGACATCGAGTGGTACCAGGCCCACGACCTCCCGCTTCGCGTGGCCATCGACGAGTCCGCGACAATGACCGACCTCGCCGGCGACTACGAGGGCATGTCCACCGAGGAGGCCCGCGAGGCCATCGTCGAGGACCTCAAGGACGAGGGCTCCCTGCGCGACCGCTGGGAGATATCCCACGCGGTCCAGGTCCACGAACGGTGTGACACCGCCGTCGAGTATCGCGTCTCCAAGCAGTGGTACGTCGAAATTCTCGATCACAAGGAGGAGTACCTCGAGGCCGGCCAGGAGATGGACTGGTACCCCGAGAAGATGTTCACCCGCTACGAGCATTGGATCGAGGGCCTCGAGTGGGACTGGCTGATCTCGCGCCAGCGCGACTCGGGGATTCCGTTCCCGGTCTGGTACTGTGCGGACTGCGACCATCCGGTGATGGCCGAGCGAGAGGATCTGCCAGTCGATCCCCTCAGCGACGAGCCACCGGTCTCCGCCTGTCCCGAGTGCGGTCACGACGAGTTCGAGGCCGAGGAGGACGTCTTCGACACGTGGGCGACCTCCTCGTTGACTCCGCTCATCAACGCCGGCTGGGACTGGGACACCGACGCGGAGGCGTTCACGATGGACAACCCCGAACTGTACCCCTTCGATCTCCGGCCCCAGGGCCACGACATCATCTCGTTCTGGCTGTTCCACACCATCGTCAAGTGCTACGAGCACACCGGCGAGGTGCCCTTCGACGCGACGATGATCAACGGCCACGTGCTCGACGAGAACCGCGAGAAGATGTCCAAGTCACGAGGCAACGTCGTCGAACCCGACGAGGTACTGTCCGAGTATCCCGTCGACGCCGTTCGGTTCTGGGCCGCCAGCGCCGCCGTCGGCGACGACTTCCCGTATCAGGAGAAGGACCTCACCGCGGGCGAGAAGCTCCTGCGCAAGCTCTGGAACGCCTCGAAGCTCGTCGACACGCTCGCGCCAGCTGACCCTGCCGAGCCCGAAGACCTCGAGGCGATCGACTGCTGGCTCCTCGCGGAACTTGACGACGCCGTCGACGACCTCACGGCCCACCTTGAGGACTACGAGTTCGCGAAGGCCCGCGACCGGCTGCGGACCTTCTTCTGGAACACGTTCTGTGACGACTACCTCGAGATCGCCAAGACCCGCGAGGACGAGCCCTCGACCCAGTACGCGCTGCGGACCGCGCATCGAACCTTCCTCGAGCTGTGGGCACCGTTCCTGCCCCATACGACGGAGGAAATCTGGCAGGCAGTGTACGCGGATCGCGAGGGCGAACTCGATAGCATCCACACCCGCGACTGGCCCGCCCCGCAGGGCTACGAGGCCGACCTCGAGGCCGGCGAGACCGCGATGGAAGTTATCTCCGCCCTGCGACGCTACAAGAGCGAACACCAGTTGCCGCTGAACGCCGACCTCGAGTCGGTGGCCGTCTACGGTCCCATCGACGGCTTCGAAGGCGCGATCCAGCACGTGATGCACGTACAGGACCTCACGGCGCTCGAGGAACCGCCGGAGATCACGACCGAGGTCGCCGAAATCGACCTCGACTACTCGACGCTCGGCCCGAAGTTCGGGTCGAAGGTCGGTGAGATCGATGCCGGAATCGAGAGCGGCGAGTACGAGATCGACGAGGATGCGGGTGTGCTTCGGGTCGCCGGCGAGGAACTCGAGGACGAACTCTTCGACGTCGAACTCGAACGCACCTACTCGGGCGACGGCGAGATGATCGAGACCGAGTCGGCGGTCGTCATCCTCAAATAG
- a CDS encoding DUF1405 domain-containing protein: MTASTRMADHDRADGKSLPSSLAPVPTTLEDLGLRFAWLVVAINLAGTAFGFWYYSGQFAETTAVLWPWVPDSPLATLFVALAIACWKLGREQPWLTAMAFFGNIVLGLWTPLTLLAFADSYTYLHPLMYHFLFWSHLAMVVQALVLHRISDFPVWAVAVAAVWYWSNLIVDYFVPIVGEPHHTIIPVGRETALFLEADALGVIAAGEVTFVLLALFLALAIRVKKCEAARSRP; encoded by the coding sequence ATGACCGCGTCGACTCGGATGGCGGATCACGATCGAGCCGACGGCAAGTCGCTACCGTCGTCTCTCGCGCCGGTTCCGACGACCCTCGAGGACCTCGGGCTACGATTCGCGTGGCTCGTCGTGGCGATCAACCTCGCGGGGACGGCCTTTGGCTTCTGGTACTACTCCGGACAGTTCGCCGAGACCACGGCCGTCCTCTGGCCTTGGGTGCCGGACAGCCCGCTCGCGACGCTGTTCGTCGCGCTGGCGATCGCCTGCTGGAAGCTCGGCCGCGAACAGCCGTGGCTCACGGCAATGGCCTTCTTCGGCAACATCGTGCTGGGCCTCTGGACGCCATTGACGTTGCTTGCCTTCGCTGACTCCTACACCTACCTCCACCCGCTGATGTACCACTTCCTCTTCTGGAGCCACCTCGCGATGGTCGTCCAAGCTCTGGTCCTCCACCGAATCAGCGACTTTCCGGTGTGGGCAGTCGCCGTCGCCGCCGTCTGGTACTGGAGCAACCTGATCGTCGACTACTTCGTTCCCATCGTCGGCGAGCCCCACCACACGATCATCCCCGTCGGGCGAGAAACGGCTCTGTTCCTCGAGGCCGACGCACTCGGCGTGATCGCTGCCGGCGAGGTGACATTCGTCCTTCTAGCGCTGTTTCTCGCGCTCGCGATCCGGGTCAAAAAGTGCGAAGCTGCCCGGAGTCGGCCGTAG